A region of Lichenibacterium dinghuense DNA encodes the following proteins:
- a CDS encoding GNAT family N-acetyltransferase, which yields MTIVVRDARDEDLPQILAIHNHVVATSTAHYNAHPADLADRRALVAGRRAAGLPFLVAAEGDAVAGYASFGPFRPQDGFAATVEHMIYVAPAFQRRGVAGQLMPALEARARALGVHVMLGAIDAENAPSVALHERHGFVRVGLMPQAARKFGRWLDLLWMQKTLG from the coding sequence ATGACGATCGTGGTCCGGGACGCGCGGGACGAGGACCTGCCGCAGATCCTCGCCATCCACAACCACGTGGTCGCGACCTCGACGGCGCATTACAACGCCCACCCGGCCGACCTCGCCGACCGGCGCGCCCTGGTCGCGGGGCGGCGGGCCGCGGGCCTGCCGTTCCTCGTGGCGGCCGAGGGCGACGCCGTCGCGGGCTACGCCTCCTTCGGCCCGTTCCGCCCGCAGGACGGCTTCGCCGCGACGGTGGAGCACATGATCTACGTGGCGCCCGCCTTCCAGCGCCGCGGCGTGGCGGGGCAACTGATGCCGGCGCTGGAGGCGCGGGCGCGGGCACTCGGCGTCCACGTCATGCTGGGCGCCATCGACGCCGAGAACGCGCCCTCGGTCGCGCTGCACGAGCGGCACGGCTTCGTCCGCGTCGGGCTGATGCCCCAGGCCGCGCGCAAGTTCGGCCGCTGGCTAGACCTCCTGTGGATGCAGAAGACGCTGGGCTGA
- the ureG gene encoding urease accessory protein UreG, translated as MSSRNGPLRVGIGGPVGSGKTALMEQLCKRLRDHHGIAAITNDIYTKEDAEILARAEALPLDRILGVETGGCPHTAIREDCSINLAAVDDLNRRFPDLDLILIESGGDNLAATFSPELADLTVYVIDVSGGEKIPRKGGPGITRSDLLVINKTDLAPLVGASLDVMERDTERMRRGKPYVFSNMKSGDGVDTVIDFIRRRGGLGA; from the coding sequence ATGAGCTCCAGAAACGGGCCCCTCCGGGTCGGCATCGGCGGACCCGTCGGCTCCGGCAAGACGGCGCTGATGGAGCAGCTCTGCAAGCGGCTGCGCGACCACCACGGCATCGCCGCCATCACCAACGACATCTACACAAAGGAGGACGCCGAGATCCTGGCGCGCGCCGAGGCGCTCCCGCTCGACCGCATCCTCGGCGTCGAGACCGGCGGCTGCCCCCACACGGCCATCCGCGAGGACTGCTCGATCAACCTCGCGGCCGTGGACGACCTCAACCGGCGCTTCCCGGACCTCGACCTGATCCTGATCGAGTCGGGCGGCGACAACCTCGCCGCCACCTTCTCGCCGGAGCTCGCCGACCTCACCGTCTACGTGATCGACGTGTCGGGGGGCGAGAAGATCCCCCGCAAGGGCGGCCCCGGCATCACCCGGTCGGACCTGCTCGTCATCAACAAGACCGACCTCGCGCCCCTGGTCGGTGCCTCGCTCGACGTCATGGAGCGCGACACGGAGCGGATGCGGCGCGGCAAGCCCTACGTCTTCTCCAACATGAAGTCGGGCGACGGCGTCGACACGGTCATCGACTTCATCCGGCGCAGGGGCGGGCTCGGCGCCTGA
- a CDS encoding GyrI-like domain-containing protein, whose product MAFNGFLRCFGRLALTAAVAGGLAATGARAQTTPAQTTAPAPAVPAAPATPAPATPAPPPADAPATPAPTAPAPSAPDASAAAPAAPGDNSISQTLTLQPHPVVQISGQSTWDDGFKSLNDSFTKLNEQLAKDKIQPTGHPMAVFTETDDAGFKYTAMVPVAADPGAKPADMPADESFGLSPGGKVMKFQHRSAYDDIDSTYEAITAYLDEKGLEAKNMFAEEYLNRTKSSDDNSLEVDIYVFLK is encoded by the coding sequence ATGGCTTTCAACGGATTCCTTCGCTGCTTCGGCCGGCTGGCCCTGACCGCGGCGGTGGCGGGCGGGCTCGCGGCGACGGGTGCCCGCGCGCAGACCACGCCGGCGCAGACCACCGCCCCGGCGCCGGCCGTCCCCGCGGCTCCGGCGACGCCCGCCCCCGCGACGCCGGCTCCGCCGCCCGCGGACGCGCCCGCCACCCCGGCGCCGACCGCCCCCGCCCCTTCCGCGCCCGACGCCAGCGCCGCCGCGCCCGCGGCGCCGGGCGACAATTCCATCAGCCAGACCCTGACGCTGCAGCCCCACCCCGTGGTGCAGATCAGCGGCCAGTCGACCTGGGACGACGGCTTCAAGTCGCTCAACGACAGCTTCACCAAGCTCAACGAGCAGCTCGCCAAGGACAAGATCCAGCCGACCGGCCATCCCATGGCGGTCTTCACCGAGACCGACGACGCCGGCTTCAAATACACCGCCATGGTGCCGGTGGCGGCCGACCCCGGCGCCAAGCCCGCCGACATGCCGGCGGACGAGTCCTTCGGCCTGTCGCCCGGCGGCAAGGTGATGAAGTTCCAGCACCGCAGCGCCTACGACGACATCGACTCCACCTACGAGGCCATCACGGCCTACCTCGACGAGAAGGGCCTCGAAGCCAAGAACATGTTCGCCGAGGAATACCTCAACCGCACCAAGAGTTCGGACGACAACTCGCTCGAGGTCGACATCTACGTCTTCCTGAAGTGA
- a CDS encoding urease accessory protein UreF, with protein MTGPDPSPLQLFAWLSPAFPVGAFAYSHGLESAVDEGLVQDAASVEAWLGDLLRHGSARQDAVLAAEAWRRAPAGDAGALAELNDLALALAPSRERRLETGGTGRAFADAIRASWPEAHCPALPRGEDVAYPVAFGAAAGTAGLPLRASLEALALGVVGNLVSAAVRLGPIGQTDGQRVTAALLPEARRLGAFAAASTLDDLGACALRSDVAALRHETLYSRLFRS; from the coding sequence TTGACCGGGCCCGATCCGTCGCCGCTGCAGCTCTTCGCCTGGCTGTCTCCGGCCTTCCCGGTCGGCGCCTTCGCGTATTCCCACGGGCTGGAGAGCGCGGTCGACGAGGGCCTGGTGCAGGACGCGGCAAGCGTCGAGGCCTGGCTCGGCGACCTCCTGCGCCACGGCTCGGCCCGGCAGGACGCCGTGCTGGCCGCCGAAGCCTGGCGCCGCGCGCCCGCCGGTGACGCCGGCGCCCTCGCCGAGCTGAACGACCTCGCGCTCGCGCTGGCACCGTCGCGCGAGCGGCGGCTGGAGACGGGCGGCACCGGCCGGGCCTTCGCGGACGCGATCCGCGCCTCCTGGCCGGAGGCCCACTGTCCCGCCCTGCCCCGCGGCGAGGACGTCGCCTATCCGGTCGCCTTCGGGGCCGCGGCCGGAACGGCGGGCCTGCCGCTCCGCGCGAGCCTCGAGGCCCTGGCGCTCGGCGTCGTCGGCAACCTCGTCTCCGCGGCGGTGCGGCTCGGCCCCATCGGCCAGACCGACGGGCAGCGCGTCACGGCGGCGCTGCTGCCCGAGGCGCGGCGGCTCGGGGCCTTCGCGGCCGCCTCCACGCTCGACGACCTCGGCGCCTGTGCCCTAAGGTCGGACGTCGCCGCGCTGCGGCACGAGACCCTGTATTCGAGGCTGTTCCGCTCATGA
- a CDS encoding CAP domain-containing protein, whose amino-acid sequence MLRRVLRAGAPALAAIALAGCSTLPAPEGAPRVVGAGPLPVDVEAARRAIALYRSAHGLGAVEVDPALNRVAQRQADAMARADTLSHTLAGELGARVAAEGIKRGAEAENVSAGYPSFERALLGWQHSPGHDANLLYRPIRRIGIAAAAAPGTRYKTYWALVMTD is encoded by the coding sequence GTGCTGAGGCGAGTCCTCCGCGCGGGCGCGCCGGCGCTGGCCGCCATCGCGCTGGCCGGCTGCTCCACCCTGCCCGCGCCCGAAGGGGCGCCGCGGGTCGTCGGCGCCGGTCCCCTGCCGGTCGACGTCGAGGCGGCCCGGCGCGCCATCGCGCTCTACCGCTCGGCGCACGGGCTCGGCGCCGTCGAGGTCGACCCCGCGCTCAACCGCGTGGCGCAGCGCCAGGCCGACGCCATGGCGCGGGCCGACACGCTGAGCCACACGCTGGCGGGCGAGCTCGGCGCACGCGTGGCGGCGGAAGGGATCAAGCGCGGCGCCGAGGCCGAGAACGTGTCGGCCGGCTATCCGAGCTTCGAGCGCGCGCTCCTCGGCTGGCAGCATTCGCCGGGCCACGACGCCAACCTGCTCTACCGCCCCATCCGCCGCATCGGCATCGCGGCCGCCGCGGCGCCGGGCACGCGCTACAAGACCTACTGGGCGCTGGTGATGACGGACTGA
- a CDS encoding cation:proton antiporter: MALFELLIALLLGGAVLTALANRIGAPYPVLLALAGTALAVSPIYVPGIRLEPDLALTLFVAPVILDAAFDASPRDLRENWVPVTGLVLVAVALTITAVALVARWLVPGMPWSVAVALGAVVSPPDPVSATAILGRLSPPRRLVVILEGEGLLNDVSALLVYRLAVAAAVGTELTAGHAVPLFLLNSLGSVALGWALARLYILLAGRIADLAISVVTQFVATFAVWIVAEKLEVSTVLTMVVYALVLAHRTSSVQKAEVRRGSFAVWEVAVYVLNALAFILIGLQLQDIGDAIPGGVTRYVGFGLAILATVIAVRLAWTFTYNALVRLIERFTLPPEQRTPALRSYKSALVVGWCGMRGLLTLATALALPFDGALGNAEHRDLVIVAAFSVVLGTLVIQGLTLGPLLAWLGLDDDGRGERERAAARQEATRAAIRSLDGVDEPEAAILRKEYSVVLQDEAMRHLRPRMFGKLRMAAIAAERETLLRMRRDHAIGEDAFRDVEEELDWAEGNARRRGRALPAPEEERR; encoded by the coding sequence ATGGCGCTCTTCGAACTCCTCATCGCCCTGCTGCTCGGAGGCGCGGTGCTGACCGCGCTCGCGAACCGCATCGGCGCGCCCTATCCGGTGCTGCTGGCGCTGGCCGGCACGGCGCTGGCGGTGTCGCCCATCTACGTGCCGGGGATCCGGCTCGAGCCCGACCTCGCTCTCACCCTGTTCGTGGCGCCGGTGATCCTGGACGCGGCCTTCGACGCCTCGCCGCGCGACCTGCGCGAGAACTGGGTCCCGGTGACGGGCCTCGTGCTGGTCGCCGTGGCGCTCACCATCACGGCGGTGGCCCTCGTGGCGCGGTGGCTCGTGCCCGGCATGCCCTGGTCGGTCGCGGTGGCGCTCGGCGCCGTGGTGTCGCCGCCCGACCCCGTCTCGGCCACCGCCATCCTGGGCCGCCTGTCGCCGCCCCGCCGGCTCGTGGTAATCCTGGAAGGCGAGGGCCTGCTCAACGACGTCAGCGCGCTGCTGGTCTACCGCCTGGCCGTGGCGGCGGCGGTCGGCACGGAGCTGACGGCCGGCCACGCCGTGCCGCTGTTCCTGCTGAACTCGCTGGGCTCCGTCGCGCTCGGCTGGGCCCTGGCCCGGCTCTACATCCTGCTCGCCGGCCGCATCGCCGACCTCGCCATCTCGGTGGTGACGCAGTTCGTCGCCACCTTCGCGGTCTGGATCGTGGCCGAGAAGCTCGAAGTCTCGACCGTGCTGACCATGGTGGTCTACGCGCTGGTGCTGGCCCACCGCACGTCGAGCGTCCAGAAGGCGGAGGTGCGCCGCGGCTCCTTCGCGGTCTGGGAGGTGGCGGTCTACGTGCTGAACGCGCTGGCCTTCATCCTGATCGGCCTGCAGCTCCAGGACATCGGCGACGCCATCCCCGGCGGCGTCACGCGCTACGTCGGCTTCGGCCTCGCCATCCTGGCCACCGTGATCGCCGTGCGCCTCGCCTGGACGTTCACCTACAACGCGCTGGTGCGCCTCATCGAGCGGTTCACCCTGCCGCCCGAGCAGCGCACGCCGGCGCTCCGCTCCTACAAGAGCGCGCTGGTGGTGGGCTGGTGCGGCATGCGCGGGCTGCTCACGCTCGCGACCGCCCTCGCGCTGCCGTTCGACGGCGCCCTCGGCAACGCCGAGCACCGCGACCTCGTGATCGTCGCGGCCTTCTCGGTGGTGCTCGGCACGCTGGTGATCCAGGGCCTCACGCTCGGGCCGCTGCTCGCCTGGCTCGGGCTCGACGACGACGGCCGCGGCGAGCGCGAGCGCGCCGCCGCCCGCCAGGAGGCGACGCGCGCCGCCATCCGCTCGCTCGACGGCGTCGACGAGCCCGAGGCCGCCATCCTGCGCAAGGAATATTCGGTGGTGCTGCAGGACGAGGCCATGCGCCACCTGCGCCCCCGGATGTTTGGCAAGCTCCGCATGGCCGCCATCGCGGCGGAGCGCGAAACCCTGCTGCGGATGCGGCGCGACCACGCCATCGGCGAGGACGCCTTCCGGGACGTCGAGGAGGAGCTCGACTGGGCCGAGGGCAACGCCCGGCGCCGCGGCCGCGCTCTCCCGGCACCGGAGGAGGAACGGCGATGA
- a CDS encoding putative quinol monooxygenase: MIVVIATLHIHPEKRASFLEDARSVIAHTIKEEGCLSYDLTSSITEPNEFLFVERWASREALSAHFDTPHLREWRRVSADYLVDRKVEVVHPERVEVL; this comes from the coding sequence ATGATCGTCGTGATCGCGACCCTCCACATCCATCCCGAGAAGCGCGCCAGCTTCCTGGAGGACGCGCGCAGCGTGATCGCCCACACGATCAAGGAGGAGGGCTGCCTGTCCTACGACCTCACGAGCAGCATCACGGAGCCGAACGAGTTCCTTTTCGTCGAGCGCTGGGCGTCGCGCGAGGCCCTGTCGGCGCATTTCGACACGCCGCACCTCCGGGAATGGCGCCGTGTGTCGGCGGACTACCTCGTCGACCGCAAGGTCGAGGTAGTGCATCCCGAGCGCGTCGAAGTGCTGTAA
- a CDS encoding helix-turn-helix domain-containing protein: protein MSMSTLQAILATMSVQVHAFAFCEIQNGWRLEKRGVPDALIVHYILAGSGTIQAGDRPPVAFGPHSIVIPPRNLAHTIGFADASRMLPAADGLGLLPNGLLRITAGDGSRDILLACGAITARYAGALGLFDRLQDAVVGDLSASKHLRHAFSFMVEELAEPGLGTADVTGALMKRCLVFFLRLHLQDQGMYSPLFRALRDPRLAGAVAAIVDAPAAPHTVESLAALCGMSRTAFAERFSDTFGEGPIAFLQRARLRLAAQVLVTSPMPVKVIAASVGYASRSHFSHAFRAAYGIDPTAFRRRRAEADLDLEPLDAVNHPVSPGG, encoded by the coding sequence ATGTCCATGAGCACTCTCCAGGCGATCCTCGCCACCATGTCGGTCCAGGTCCACGCCTTCGCGTTCTGCGAGATCCAGAACGGGTGGCGGTTGGAGAAGCGAGGGGTGCCGGACGCCCTGATCGTGCATTACATCCTGGCCGGCTCCGGCACGATCCAGGCCGGCGACCGACCACCTGTGGCCTTCGGGCCGCACAGCATCGTCATCCCGCCCCGCAATCTCGCGCATACGATCGGCTTCGCGGACGCCTCGCGAATGCTGCCCGCGGCGGACGGGCTCGGCCTCCTCCCGAACGGCCTCCTCCGCATCACGGCGGGCGATGGAAGCCGCGACATCCTGCTGGCCTGCGGCGCCATCACGGCCCGCTATGCCGGCGCGCTCGGCCTGTTCGACCGGCTGCAGGACGCCGTCGTCGGCGACCTTTCGGCGAGCAAGCACCTGCGGCACGCCTTCTCGTTCATGGTCGAGGAGTTGGCCGAACCCGGTCTCGGGACGGCAGACGTGACGGGGGCGCTGATGAAGCGTTGTCTGGTCTTCTTCCTGCGGCTGCACCTGCAGGACCAGGGGATGTACTCCCCTCTGTTCCGCGCCCTGCGTGATCCGCGCCTCGCCGGCGCCGTCGCGGCCATCGTCGACGCGCCCGCCGCGCCGCACACGGTGGAAAGCCTCGCGGCCCTTTGCGGCATGAGCCGCACCGCATTCGCCGAGCGCTTCTCCGACACGTTCGGCGAGGGGCCGATCGCCTTCCTCCAGCGCGCGAGGCTGCGCCTCGCAGCCCAGGTGCTGGTAACCTCCCCGATGCCCGTGAAGGTGATCGCCGCGAGCGTGGGCTACGCCAGCCGAAGCCACTTCTCCCACGCGTTCAGGGCCGCCTACGGCATCGACCCGACGGCCTTTCGCCGCCGTCGCGCCGAGGCGGACCTCGATCTCGAGCCGCTCGACGCGGTGAACCACCCCGTGTCGCCCGGAGGCTAA
- a CDS encoding DUF29 domain-containing protein: MQQAAAPPDDVSEASYEADFVLWSERQARLLREGRLGELDIVHLVEEVEGVGNSYRDEIESRLAVLLAHLLKWKYQPGSRTRSWEATLLEQRRRIARVIRRAPSLRAYPQEVFADSYLSGRLDAAKETGMDFTLFPPDPPFSLAEALDLDFFPVEPDREARR; this comes from the coding sequence ATGCAGCAAGCCGCAGCCCCGCCCGACGACGTCTCGGAGGCCTCCTACGAGGCCGACTTCGTCCTCTGGTCGGAGCGCCAAGCGCGGCTGCTGCGCGAGGGGCGCCTGGGGGAGCTCGACATCGTCCATCTGGTCGAGGAGGTGGAGGGGGTGGGGAACTCCTATCGCGACGAGATCGAGAGCCGCTTGGCCGTGCTGCTCGCGCATCTCCTCAAGTGGAAGTACCAGCCGGGGAGCCGCACCAGAAGCTGGGAAGCGACCCTCCTCGAACAGCGCCGCCGCATCGCCAGGGTCATCCGGAGGGCGCCGAGCTTGCGGGCTTATCCGCAGGAGGTTTTCGCCGACAGCTACCTGTCGGGGCGGCTCGACGCCGCGAAGGAGACCGGCATGGACTTCACGCTGTTCCCGCCCGATCCGCCCTTCTCGCTCGCCGAAGCGCTGGACCTCGACTTCTTCCCCGTCGAGCCGGACCGCGAAGCGCGCCGCTGA
- a CDS encoding OprO/OprP family phosphate-selective porin — protein sequence MDRRTPSPSLGAALALALAAGAALAGTAAAAEAPDQPPSSRARRSGPARTERQHAAARPSAARPEPVPSQGGTAGPFPGLPAFALGLPTVGTATLDSKGLGLRSDTSDAVFHIGGRLHYDFGTANLDPKQTFRALSADGSVRRAWFEASLKLDDVLVAFQYDLASATRPVDDAYLSYRPFGGFHVVAGNFKEPFSLEQLESNNTTLFAERSLLDTFSPQRDVGLGFGGNGERWTLMGGAFGGTPVATGIGRFGVAGTARATYAPVLDAVQVLHLGVAGSYRALDRGGTALAFNDKPEDFLFNRSLIATGAIRNADAVGRLGLEGAYQYGSVRLQSEVALTAVSGAGAADRTFQAGYAELGWVLNGPGRRYRVEAPGASEYAVFEGVDVPEERRVSRGGVGVFEVAARVSAIDLRSGPVRGGAERDGSVGVNWYPDANLRLTVDYVHARADPSAASVTGRRVDSDQLIGRAQVYW from the coding sequence ATGGACCGCCGAACCCCATCACCGAGCCTCGGCGCCGCCCTCGCCCTGGCGCTCGCGGCGGGCGCCGCCCTCGCGGGGACGGCGGCCGCGGCGGAGGCGCCGGACCAGCCGCCGTCGTCGCGGGCACGGCGGAGCGGCCCGGCCCGGACGGAGCGCCAGCATGCCGCCGCCCGACCTTCCGCAGCGCGCCCCGAGCCCGTGCCGTCTCAGGGCGGGACGGCGGGGCCCTTCCCCGGCCTGCCCGCCTTCGCGCTCGGCCTGCCGACGGTCGGCACGGCGACGCTCGACTCCAAGGGCCTCGGGCTGAGGTCCGACACGAGCGACGCGGTGTTCCACATCGGCGGCCGGCTGCACTACGACTTCGGCACGGCGAACCTCGACCCAAAGCAGACCTTCCGCGCCCTGTCGGCGGACGGCTCCGTGCGGCGGGCCTGGTTCGAGGCGAGCCTGAAGCTCGACGACGTGCTCGTGGCCTTCCAGTACGACCTCGCCTCGGCGACGCGGCCGGTCGACGACGCCTACCTGTCGTATCGCCCGTTCGGCGGCTTCCACGTGGTGGCGGGCAACTTCAAGGAGCCGTTCAGCCTCGAACAGCTCGAAAGCAACAACACCACGCTCTTCGCCGAGCGCTCGCTGCTCGACACGTTCTCGCCGCAGCGCGACGTCGGCCTCGGCTTCGGCGGCAACGGCGAGCGCTGGACGCTGATGGGCGGCGCCTTCGGCGGCACGCCGGTCGCGACCGGCATCGGCCGCTTCGGCGTCGCCGGCACGGCGCGCGCCACCTACGCGCCGGTGCTCGACGCCGTGCAGGTGCTGCATCTCGGCGTCGCGGGCTCCTACCGCGCGCTCGACCGGGGCGGCACGGCGCTGGCCTTCAACGACAAGCCCGAGGACTTCCTGTTCAACAGGTCGCTGATCGCGACCGGCGCGATCCGGAACGCCGACGCGGTCGGCCGCCTCGGCCTCGAGGGCGCCTACCAGTACGGCTCCGTGCGGCTGCAGAGCGAAGTTGCGCTCACGGCCGTGTCGGGCGCCGGCGCGGCGGACCGGACGTTCCAGGCCGGCTACGCCGAGCTCGGCTGGGTGCTGAACGGCCCCGGCCGCAGGTATCGCGTGGAGGCGCCCGGCGCCTCCGAATACGCGGTCTTCGAGGGCGTCGACGTCCCCGAGGAGCGGCGCGTGTCGCGCGGCGGCGTGGGGGTGTTCGAGGTCGCGGCGCGCGTCAGCGCCATCGACCTGCGCTCGGGCCCGGTGCGCGGCGGCGCCGAGCGGGACGGCTCGGTGGGGGTCAACTGGTATCCGGACGCGAACCTGCGCCTGACGGTCGACTACGTCCACGCGCGGGCCGATCCGTCGGCGGCCTCGGTCACGGGCCGGCGCGTCGACAGCGACCAGTTGATCGGGCGGGCGCAGGTCTATTGGTAG
- a CDS encoding MiaB/RimO family radical SAM methylthiotransferase has product MRAAALAAGHADLTIVNSCAVTSEAVRQARQAVRRAARTRPGAPIVLTGCAAEVDAALRAMPEISRVLPNAGKADPAAWARPGHAPAPAAPPVFGPGAAGGHTRGFVEIQNGCDHRCTFCVIPFGRGASRSRAPERVVAEVRGLVAAGAAEAVLTGVDVTSYDADGLRLGALLKRVLREVPELKRLRLSSIDCVEADRDLLDVVADETRFMPHLHLSLQHGSDLVLKRMKRRHGRAEAVAFCEAVRRLRPGIALGADLIAGFPTETDAHAAESLALVADCGIAFLHVFPFSARPGTPAARMPAVPGDAVRARAAALRAAGEAALARHLDRHAGTRAAVLAERGGRGRMEDFSPVRLGEGVEPGRIAEVDIAGHDGRELLAGP; this is encoded by the coding sequence ATGCGGGCCGCGGCGCTCGCGGCCGGCCACGCCGACCTCACGATCGTCAACTCCTGCGCCGTGACCTCGGAGGCCGTGCGCCAGGCCCGGCAGGCGGTGCGCCGCGCCGCGCGGACCCGGCCGGGCGCGCCGATCGTGCTGACGGGCTGCGCCGCCGAGGTCGACGCCGCGCTGCGCGCCATGCCCGAGATCTCGCGCGTGCTCCCCAACGCCGGCAAGGCCGATCCCGCCGCCTGGGCGCGGCCCGGCCACGCGCCCGCCCCCGCTGCCCCGCCGGTCTTCGGGCCCGGCGCCGCGGGCGGACACACGCGCGGCTTCGTCGAGATCCAGAACGGCTGCGACCACCGCTGCACCTTCTGCGTGATCCCCTTCGGGCGCGGCGCGTCGCGCTCGCGCGCGCCCGAGCGGGTCGTCGCGGAGGTGCGCGGCCTCGTCGCGGCCGGCGCCGCCGAGGCTGTGCTGACCGGCGTCGACGTCACCTCCTACGACGCGGACGGCCTCCGCCTCGGGGCGCTGCTGAAGCGCGTCCTGCGCGAGGTGCCGGAGTTGAAGCGCCTGCGCCTGTCCTCCATCGACTGCGTCGAGGCCGACCGGGACCTCCTCGACGTGGTGGCGGACGAGACCCGCTTCATGCCGCACCTGCACCTCTCCCTGCAGCACGGCTCCGACCTCGTCCTGAAGCGCATGAAGCGCCGCCACGGCCGCGCCGAGGCGGTGGCGTTCTGCGAGGCGGTGCGGCGGCTGCGGCCCGGCATCGCCCTCGGCGCCGACCTGATCGCCGGCTTCCCGACCGAGACCGACGCCCACGCCGCGGAGTCGCTGGCGCTGGTCGCGGACTGCGGGATCGCATTCCTCCACGTCTTCCCCTTCTCGGCCCGGCCCGGCACGCCCGCGGCCCGCATGCCGGCCGTGCCGGGCGACGCCGTGCGGGCGCGGGCCGCGGCGCTGCGGGCCGCGGGCGAGGCCGCGCTGGCGCGCCACCTCGACCGCCACGCCGGCACGCGCGCTGCCGTGCTGGCCGAGCGCGGCGGCCGGGGGCGGATGGAGGATTTCTCCCCCGTGCGGCTCGGCGAGGGCGTGGAGCCGGGGCGCATCGCCGAGGTGGACATCGCGGGCCACGACGGGCGGGAGCTGCTCGCCGGCCCGTGA
- the dapF gene encoding diaminopimelate epimerase: protein MLRYAKMNGAGNSILVVDERGAPPALTGDTARALCRGPLAFDQLMALSDGPDEGAIAVRIFNTDGSRAGACGNGSRCVAWFVAETGGGDAVVLDVDGTRVSCRRDGPLRFTVDMGPPRFGWRDIPLREAADTLNLDLGDALQDAGLERPAAVSMGNPHAVFFVPDAEAIDLAAVGPRFEHHPMFPDRANVSFAEVRGPGEIRLRVWERGAGATLACGSAACATVAAAALRGLTGRRARVLLPGGELAIDWSAGGPVLMTGPVELEHRGRLDPATGGTAPW, encoded by the coding sequence ATGCTCCGCTATGCCAAGATGAACGGGGCCGGCAATTCCATCCTGGTGGTGGACGAGCGCGGCGCCCCTCCGGCCCTCACGGGCGACACCGCCCGCGCCCTGTGCCGCGGGCCGCTCGCCTTCGACCAGCTCATGGCGCTGTCGGACGGCCCCGACGAGGGCGCCATCGCGGTGCGGATCTTCAACACGGACGGGTCGCGCGCCGGCGCCTGCGGCAACGGCTCGCGCTGCGTCGCCTGGTTCGTGGCCGAGACGGGCGGCGGCGACGCGGTGGTGCTCGACGTCGACGGCACCCGCGTGTCGTGCCGGCGCGACGGGCCGCTGCGTTTCACGGTCGACATGGGGCCGCCGCGCTTCGGTTGGCGCGACATCCCGCTGCGGGAGGCGGCCGACACGCTCAACCTCGACCTCGGCGACGCGCTCCAGGACGCGGGGCTGGAGCGGCCGGCCGCCGTCAGCATGGGCAACCCGCACGCCGTCTTCTTCGTGCCGGACGCTGAGGCGATCGACCTCGCCGCGGTCGGCCCCCGCTTCGAGCACCACCCCATGTTCCCGGACCGCGCCAACGTGTCCTTCGCCGAGGTGCGGGGGCCGGGGGAGATCCGGCTCAGGGTGTGGGAGCGCGGCGCCGGCGCCACGCTGGCCTGCGGCTCGGCGGCCTGCGCCACGGTGGCGGCCGCGGCCCTGCGCGGGCTCACCGGCCGGCGCGCCCGCGTGCTGCTGCCGGGCGGCGAGCTCGCGATCGACTGGAGCGCCGGCGGCCCCGTGCTGATGACCGGCCCCGTGGAGCTGGAGCACCGCGGCCGCCTCGACCCCGCGACGGGCGGCACGGCCCCGTGGTGA
- a CDS encoding urease accessory protein UreE, whose product MIRATRVLPRGHWPEGTAVADAVVLDFDDRHRRRISMRGTGGLDFLLDLDEAVALRGGDGLALDDGRVVEVVAAAEPLIEVRGRTPGDLVRLAWHIGNRHLSAQVMSNALRLRGDHVVEDMLRGLGASVVAIEAPFDPEGGAYAGAAHGTVDHHKHGDGPEGAKHARKHGHDHKHDHDHKHDHGKGHKHDHDHGHEHHGHGHKHDH is encoded by the coding sequence TTGATCCGCGCAACCCGAGTCCTGCCCCGCGGCCACTGGCCCGAGGGCACCGCCGTCGCCGACGCCGTGGTGCTCGACTTCGACGACCGGCACCGCCGCCGCATCTCGATGAGAGGCACCGGCGGCCTCGACTTCCTGCTCGACCTCGACGAGGCCGTGGCCCTGCGCGGCGGCGACGGGCTCGCGCTGGACGACGGGCGCGTGGTCGAGGTGGTGGCCGCGGCCGAGCCGCTGATCGAGGTGCGCGGGCGCACGCCGGGCGACCTCGTGCGCCTCGCCTGGCACATCGGCAACCGCCACCTGTCCGCGCAGGTGATGAGCAACGCGCTGCGGCTGCGCGGCGACCACGTCGTCGAGGACATGCTGCGCGGGCTCGGCGCGAGCGTGGTGGCGATCGAGGCGCCCTTCGACCCCGAGGGCGGCGCCTACGCGGGCGCGGCGCACGGCACCGTGGACCACCACAAGCACGGCGACGGCCCCGAAGGGGCGAAGCACGCCCGCAAGCACGGCCACGACCATAAACACGATCACGACCACAAGCACGACCACGGCAAGGGCCACAAACACGACCACGATCACGGTCACGAGCACCACGGGCACGGGCACAAGCACGACCATTGA